From a region of the bacterium genome:
- a CDS encoding dihydropteroate synthase, with amino-acid sequence MIRTVVSSATREVVIGPDRPFVVIGERINPTGRKLLAAEMKEGDYSRVEADALAQVAAGAHMLDVNAGIPLADEPAILAEAIQLVQSLVDVPISIDSSIVEALEAGLSVYKGKALVNSVTGEEERLERVLPLVAEYGAAVVAISNDETGISEDPEVRFRVATKIVERAARFGIPPEDVVVDPLVMPIGALRYAGRQVFDILGRLRDELGVNSTCGASNISFGLPNRHGINSAFLTMAIANGLTSAITNPLEPDISQAVKAADVLMGNDRDCARWIRAFRQPSAGGRARRRSGRRRTAATP; translated from the coding sequence ATGATCCGTACCGTGGTCAGTTCCGCCACCCGCGAGGTGGTCATCGGCCCGGATCGGCCCTTCGTGGTGATCGGGGAGCGGATCAACCCGACCGGCCGCAAGTTGCTGGCCGCCGAGATGAAGGAAGGGGACTACAGCCGGGTGGAGGCCGACGCCCTGGCCCAGGTGGCGGCCGGGGCGCACATGCTGGACGTCAACGCAGGCATCCCGCTCGCCGACGAGCCCGCCATCCTCGCCGAAGCGATCCAGCTGGTCCAGTCACTGGTCGACGTTCCCATCTCCATCGACTCATCCATCGTGGAGGCTCTCGAAGCCGGCCTGTCCGTCTACAAGGGCAAGGCGCTGGTCAACTCGGTGACCGGCGAGGAAGAACGCCTCGAGCGGGTCCTTCCCCTGGTGGCCGAGTACGGGGCGGCCGTGGTGGCAATCTCGAACGACGAGACCGGCATCTCCGAGGATCCGGAGGTGCGCTTCCGGGTGGCGACCAAGATCGTGGAGCGGGCCGCCCGTTTCGGCATCCCGCCCGAGGACGTGGTGGTGGATCCGCTCGTGATGCCGATCGGCGCTCTCCGATACGCGGGCCGCCAGGTCTTCGACATCCTGGGTCGGCTCCGGGACGAGCTGGGGGTCAACTCCACCTGCGGGGCGTCCAACATCAGCTTCGGACTACCGAACCGGCACGGCATCAACAGCGCTTTCCTGACCATGGCCATCGCCAACGGACTCACCTCGGCCATCACCAACCCCCTCGAGCCGGATATATCGCAGGCCGTCAAGGCGGCGGACGTCCTGATGGGGAACGACCGGGACTGCGCCAGATGGATCCGGGCCTTCCGGCAACCCTCGGCCGGAGGGCGCGCCCGCCGGCGCAGCGGCCGGCGCCGTACGGCCGCTACTCCATAG
- a CDS encoding virulence factor → MTSRRGVSRNQRARSELIVIYWRDIPAQVTARSGRNKMAVELPPRFQMAIDRAAMVAGKKTYDQYIEEWRRTSEPCGEDVEAEAEAAAARIEKEYPKDRVRRIASNGGLEKTLSTGEPA, encoded by the coding sequence ATGACCAGCCGCCGGGGTGTCTCCCGAAACCAGCGTGCCCGGTCGGAGCTGATCGTCATCTACTGGCGTGACATCCCGGCCCAGGTCACTGCCCGGTCTGGCCGGAACAAGATGGCGGTCGAGTTGCCGCCCCGGTTCCAGATGGCTATCGACCGGGCGGCGATGGTGGCCGGAAAGAAGACCTACGACCAGTACATCGAGGAGTGGCGCCGCACCTCCGAGCCCTGCGGGGAGGATGTCGAGGCGGAGGCCGAGGCCGCCGCCGCCCGGATCGAGAAGGAGTACCCGAAGGATCGCGTGCGGCGCATCGCGTCCAACGGCGGCTTGGAGAAGACCCTCTCCACCGGAGAACCGGCATGA
- a CDS encoding DUF1638 domain-containing protein: MVSRHRISDGTGPGARERNRPPRLLVLACGALAAEILYFIRLNGWDHVSLACLPARLHNTPDRIVPELEARLQTDAARYDRVLIGYADCGTGGHLDALLEKWENVERLPGAHCYEFYATPPVFHDLHAAELGTFYLTDFLTRHFDRLVWQSLGLDRYPQLRDMYFGNYRKLVYISQFDRPELRTMAEEAARRLGLEYHYRPVGLGDLATGLETFVSWPAA; the protein is encoded by the coding sequence TTGGTCTCCCGCCACCGGATCTCGGATGGGACCGGGCCGGGAGCGCGCGAACGGAACCGGCCACCCCGGTTACTGGTACTGGCCTGCGGGGCGCTCGCCGCGGAGATCCTCTACTTCATCAGGCTCAACGGCTGGGACCATGTGTCGCTCGCCTGCCTACCGGCCCGCCTCCACAACACACCCGACCGGATCGTGCCGGAGTTGGAGGCCCGCCTGCAAACCGATGCCGCTCGGTACGATCGCGTGCTCATCGGCTACGCCGACTGCGGAACCGGAGGCCATCTGGACGCGCTCCTGGAGAAGTGGGAGAACGTGGAGCGCCTCCCCGGCGCCCATTGCTACGAGTTCTACGCCACCCCGCCGGTGTTCCACGATCTGCACGCGGCGGAACTGGGCACCTTCTACCTGACCGACTTCCTCACCCGGCACTTCGATCGCCTCGTATGGCAGTCCCTGGGACTCGACCGTTACCCGCAACTCCGTGACATGTACTTCGGGAACTACCGCAAGCTGGTGTACATATCCCAGTTCGACCGTCCGGAACTGCGGACGATGGCCGAGGAGGCCGCCCGCAGGCTGGGCCTCGAGTACCACTACCGGCCGGTGGGATTGGGCGACTTGGCAACCGGCTTGGAGACCTTTGTCTCCTGGCCCGCCGCTTGA
- a CDS encoding B12-binding domain-containing protein produces the protein MFDEDLDLRTLPDDELVEQMHDDLYDGLADEIDEGTRILLERGWSASEVLNDALVEGMRIVGIDFRDGILFVPEVLMAANAMKAGMSVLRPLLAETGAETVGKVVIGTVKGDIHDIGKNLVAMMMEGAGFEVIDLGINTDVEEFIDAILEHQPDILGMSALLTTTMPYMKVVVDTLSNRGMRDDYIVMVGGAPLNEEFGLAVGADAYCRDAAVAAETAKDLVARKRILMSEQV, from the coding sequence ATGTTCGACGAAGATCTCGACCTCCGCACGCTTCCCGACGACGAGCTCGTCGAGCAGATGCATGACGATCTGTATGACGGTCTCGCCGACGAGATCGACGAGGGAACCCGGATTTTGCTGGAGCGCGGCTGGTCGGCGTCGGAAGTCCTGAACGACGCCCTGGTCGAGGGGATGCGCATCGTCGGCATCGACTTCCGGGACGGCATCCTGTTCGTCCCAGAGGTGCTGATGGCGGCCAACGCCATGAAGGCCGGGATGTCCGTCTTGCGGCCCCTCCTGGCCGAGACCGGTGCCGAGACGGTCGGGAAGGTGGTCATCGGGACGGTCAAGGGGGACATCCACGACATCGGCAAGAACCTGGTGGCCATGATGATGGAGGGAGCCGGGTTCGAGGTCATCGACCTGGGCATCAATACCGACGTGGAGGAGTTCATCGATGCCATACTGGAGCACCAGCCTGACATCCTCGGCATGTCGGCACTGCTCACCACCACGATGCCCTACATGAAGGTGGTGGTCGACACCCTGTCCAACCGGGGCATGCGGGATGACTACATCGTCATGGTGGGTGGCGCTCCCCTCAACGAGGAATTCGGCCTGGCGGTGGGCGCCGACGCCTACTGCCGGGATGCTGCGGTGGCCGCCGAGACCGCCAAGGACCTGGTGGCCAGGAAGCGGATCCTCATGAGCGAGCAGGTCTGA
- a CDS encoding FAD-dependent oxidoreductase, with product MSDFPSSARVVVIGAGIVGNSVVKHLAAHGWRDIVQLDKGPLPNPGGSTGHASNFIYPVDHNKEMAHLTLDSQEQYEEMGVSVTSGGLEVARTEVRMHELNRRMTSAKSWGIDSRLVTREEIEELVPFLDVDVVLGGWFSPTVSVVDSLRAGTLMREYAQDLGALSVHPVTEVLDIETDRGRISAVVTNKGRIACEYVVIACGVWSPRLARMAGASIPLTPAVHQMIDVGPLEILSATNSEIGYPIVRDMDTFCYERQTGGSMEVGSYAHRPIFHHPDTIPSIEEARLSPTELPLTMDDFDPQLEQAVELMPFLGDAEIKYGINGLLSLTPDAMPLVGETPEVKNLWSCAAIWIKEGPGTGRALAEWMTQGYPEIDPHASDIARFYPYMKTERHILARCSEHFNKTYGIVHPREQWDSRRNSRVSTLHATTSALGAVYFEAGGWERPHWYESNAPLLEEYGDRIPERPHEWDRRWWSPIQNAEHLALRDRVGMIDLTAFAIFDITGSGALQFVQYMTVNQVDRPVGSGIYTPLLTEEGGFRSDLTILRMGEDHFRVITGGFDGARDAYWFRKWLPESDCVTFTDITSSMSTIGVWGPNARRLVERVTDDDVSHEGFPYGTWKHATIGSIPVTMFRISYVGDLGWEVYTAMEHAPMLWETLWEAGQDLGVVPVGAGVYGTTGRLEKGYRLMGAELESEYNPVEAGLARRLVKKADFVGKEAYLKARDEEAAAVCCTLTLESYVSTSGVARFPMGGNEPILTQEGDRIVDRKGRVSRVTSAGASPSLDTYLFLGYLPPEFAQEGRSLQIMYQNELFPVKVARVGSRPLFDPDDVRMKS from the coding sequence ATGAGCGACTTCCCGTCCAGCGCCCGAGTGGTCGTGATCGGCGCCGGCATCGTTGGGAACTCGGTGGTGAAGCACCTCGCTGCCCATGGCTGGCGTGACATCGTCCAGCTCGACAAGGGCCCCCTTCCAAACCCGGGAGGCTCCACCGGCCACGCCTCCAACTTCATCTACCCGGTGGACCACAACAAGGAGATGGCCCACCTCACCCTCGACAGCCAGGAACAGTACGAGGAGATGGGCGTGAGTGTCACGTCGGGAGGGTTGGAGGTCGCCAGGACGGAAGTCCGCATGCACGAGTTGAACCGCCGCATGACCTCGGCCAAGTCCTGGGGTATCGACAGCCGGCTGGTGACCCGGGAGGAGATCGAGGAGCTCGTACCGTTCCTAGACGTCGACGTGGTCCTGGGCGGCTGGTTCTCGCCCACCGTGTCCGTGGTGGACTCGTTGCGGGCCGGAACCCTCATGCGGGAGTACGCCCAGGATCTGGGCGCCCTATCGGTTCATCCCGTGACCGAGGTCCTGGACATCGAGACGGATCGGGGCCGGATCAGCGCGGTGGTCACCAACAAGGGCAGGATCGCCTGCGAGTACGTAGTCATCGCCTGCGGCGTCTGGTCTCCGCGCCTGGCGCGGATGGCGGGCGCGTCCATCCCCCTGACTCCCGCTGTTCACCAGATGATCGACGTGGGCCCGCTCGAGATCCTGTCGGCCACCAACAGCGAGATCGGCTACCCGATAGTCCGCGACATGGACACGTTCTGCTACGAGCGCCAGACCGGGGGCTCCATGGAGGTCGGTTCGTACGCCCACCGGCCGATCTTCCACCACCCCGACACCATCCCGTCCATCGAAGAGGCCCGGCTGTCGCCCACCGAGCTGCCCCTGACCATGGACGACTTCGACCCGCAGCTCGAGCAGGCGGTCGAGTTGATGCCCTTCCTGGGCGATGCCGAGATCAAGTACGGCATCAACGGACTGCTCTCGTTGACCCCGGACGCCATGCCGTTGGTGGGTGAGACGCCCGAGGTCAAGAACCTGTGGTCGTGCGCCGCCATCTGGATCAAGGAAGGTCCGGGCACCGGTCGGGCGCTGGCCGAGTGGATGACCCAGGGCTACCCGGAGATCGATCCGCACGCCTCCGACATCGCCCGCTTCTACCCCTACATGAAGACCGAGCGCCACATCCTGGCCCGATGCTCGGAGCACTTCAACAAGACCTACGGCATCGTCCACCCGCGGGAGCAGTGGGACAGCCGGCGTAACAGCCGGGTCAGCACCCTTCACGCCACCACCTCGGCGCTGGGGGCGGTGTACTTCGAAGCCGGCGGATGGGAACGACCCCATTGGTACGAGTCCAACGCTCCCCTGCTCGAGGAGTACGGCGACCGGATACCCGAACGCCCCCACGAGTGGGACCGCCGCTGGTGGTCGCCGATCCAGAACGCCGAGCACCTCGCCCTTCGGGACCGGGTGGGCATGATCGACCTGACCGCGTTCGCCATCTTCGACATCACGGGTTCCGGCGCTCTCCAGTTCGTCCAGTACATGACGGTGAACCAGGTGGACCGCCCGGTCGGGAGCGGCATCTACACACCCTTGCTCACCGAGGAGGGCGGGTTCCGCTCCGACCTGACCATCCTGCGCATGGGAGAGGACCATTTCCGGGTCATAACAGGCGGTTTCGACGGCGCCCGCGACGCCTACTGGTTCAGGAAGTGGTTACCGGAGAGCGACTGCGTCACCTTCACCGACATAACCTCTTCCATGTCGACCATCGGCGTCTGGGGTCCCAACGCCAGGCGCCTGGTCGAGCGGGTCACCGATGACGACGTCTCCCACGAAGGATTCCCGTACGGAACCTGGAAGCACGCCACCATCGGCTCGATCCCCGTCACCATGTTCCGGATCTCCTACGTAGGCGATCTCGGCTGGGAGGTGTACACCGCCATGGAGCACGCCCCGATGCTGTGGGAGACGCTCTGGGAGGCCGGCCAGGACCTGGGAGTGGTGCCGGTTGGCGCCGGCGTCTACGGAACCACCGGTCGCCTGGAGAAGGGTTACCGGCTGATGGGCGCCGAGCTCGAGTCCGAGTACAACCCGGTCGAAGCCGGCCTGGCCCGACGCCTGGTGAAGAAGGCCGACTTCGTGGGCAAGGAGGCCTACCTGAAGGCCCGGGACGAGGAGGCCGCCGCGGTGTGCTGCACTCTGACCCTGGAGAGCTACGTGTCCACGTCAGGGGTGGCCCGGTTCCCGATGGGCGGGAACGAGCCCATCCTCACCCAGGAAGGTGACCGGATCGTGGACCGCAAGGGTCGGGTCTCGAGGGTGACCTCGGCCGGGGCGTCGCCGTCCCTCGACACGTACCTGTTCCTGGGCTACCTGCCGCCCGAGTTCGCCCAGGAGGGCCGTAGTCTCCAGATCATGTACCAGAACGAGCTGTTCCCGGTGAAGGTGGCCCGGGTCGGCTCCAGACCTCTGTTCGATCCGGACGACGTCCGGATGAAGAGCTGA
- a CDS encoding electron transfer flavoprotein subunit beta/FixA family protein, protein MRILVCVKRVPAPGAKIVLTPDAQDIDASLLGFAISPHEECAVEEAVRIVEREGGSVTVLTLGPPEAEEQLRAAVAVGATSVVLLPSDIPDWDPVSTSAALVSAIARLEEEQGEPFGLVMFGNESADSGGFQVGIRAARSLGRPMVTGIKGIDTEGDSIAARRETPSGWELYRLPLPAVVGVKEGINLPRYPTLKGRMAARRAPVETMEPVAGSSGQSKVMLMTPPDAGSAVEILGEGPEAVPAIVDIMESLGLV, encoded by the coding sequence ATGCGGATTCTGGTTTGTGTCAAGCGGGTCCCGGCGCCCGGAGCGAAGATCGTGCTCACACCGGACGCCCAGGACATCGACGCCTCGCTGCTTGGCTTCGCGATCAGCCCCCACGAGGAGTGCGCCGTCGAGGAGGCGGTCCGGATAGTGGAACGCGAGGGCGGGTCGGTAACCGTCCTGACGCTGGGTCCGCCCGAGGCCGAGGAGCAGCTGCGGGCGGCGGTGGCGGTCGGCGCCACCTCGGTGGTCCTGCTGCCGAGCGACATCCCCGACTGGGACCCGGTTTCCACGTCCGCAGCCCTGGTCTCGGCCATTGCCCGGCTGGAGGAGGAGCAGGGCGAGCCGTTCGGCCTCGTCATGTTCGGCAACGAATCGGCCGACTCCGGCGGCTTCCAGGTGGGTATCCGGGCGGCTCGATCCCTTGGACGCCCGATGGTGACCGGCATCAAGGGGATCGACACCGAGGGGGATTCGATCGCCGCCCGTCGCGAGACCCCATCCGGCTGGGAGTTGTACCGCCTGCCGTTGCCGGCGGTGGTCGGGGTCAAGGAAGGGATCAACCTGCCCCGCTACCCGACGTTGAAGGGCCGCATGGCGGCTCGCCGGGCGCCGGTGGAGACCATGGAGCCCGTTGCCGGCTCGAGCGGCCAGTCGAAAGTGATGCTGATGACCCCGCCCGATGCGGGCTCGGCGGTCGAGATTCTCGGCGAGGGCCCGGAAGCTGTGCCGGCCATCGTGGACATCATGGAAAGCCTGGGTCTGGTATGA
- a CDS encoding electron transfer flavoprotein subunit alpha/FixB family protein, with protein sequence MSIFLYLVEHDRGRVDETTLGGITGARILAESLGAELHAVVIGAGAASAAGGLDAYGAEQVHLVSHPLLTDYGPDAWGESLFQLAGSVGAGAVIATGTDRGNEVMAQVGARADLAMVANCLEIEPDGDDWLMTRVRWGGSLHERARLSAPVKLVTLAPHSTEAAATGQPAAGTVAEFTPELGESDTVTMVVDRVTVSEGITLATAPVVVSGGRGVGSAEAFDIIEELAGLLGGAVGCSRVVTNNGWKNHKFQVGQTGTVVAPDLYVACGISGAIQHWVGMMNAKNVLAINIDRDAPMVTKADWAVIADLHQVVPAISAEIARRRTLAAESG encoded by the coding sequence ATGAGCATCTTCCTCTACCTGGTCGAGCATGATCGGGGCCGGGTCGACGAGACCACGCTCGGTGGCATCACCGGCGCCCGGATACTGGCGGAGAGCCTCGGCGCCGAGCTCCACGCGGTAGTGATCGGTGCCGGTGCGGCCTCGGCCGCCGGCGGCCTCGACGCCTACGGCGCTGAACAGGTCCATCTGGTCAGCCACCCTCTCCTGACCGACTACGGCCCGGATGCGTGGGGGGAGAGCCTCTTCCAGCTGGCCGGGTCGGTGGGCGCCGGTGCGGTGATCGCCACGGGAACCGACCGTGGCAACGAGGTGATGGCCCAGGTCGGCGCCCGTGCGGATCTGGCCATGGTGGCGAACTGCCTGGAGATCGAGCCGGACGGCGACGACTGGTTGATGACGCGGGTCCGGTGGGGCGGAAGCCTCCACGAGCGGGCCCGGTTGTCGGCGCCCGTCAAGCTGGTAACCCTCGCTCCCCACAGCACGGAAGCCGCGGCCACCGGCCAACCCGCAGCCGGAACAGTCGCGGAGTTCACCCCCGAGTTGGGCGAGTCCGACACCGTGACCATGGTGGTGGACCGGGTGACCGTCTCGGAGGGCATAACCCTCGCCACCGCCCCGGTGGTCGTCAGCGGCGGGCGCGGGGTCGGGAGCGCAGAGGCCTTCGACATCATCGAGGAGCTGGCGGGCCTGCTGGGAGGAGCGGTGGGTTGCTCCCGGGTTGTAACCAACAACGGCTGGAAGAACCACAAGTTCCAGGTGGGCCAGACCGGCACCGTGGTCGCGCCCGACCTCTACGTCGCCTGCGGCATCTCCGGCGCCATCCAGCATTGGGTGGGAATGATGAACGCCAAGAACGTCCTGGCCATCAACATCGACCGCGACGCGCCCATGGTCACCAAGGCCGACTGGGCCGTGATAGCCGACCTCCACCAAGTCGTGCCGGCCATATCGGCCGAGATCGCCCGCCGCCGCACCCTGGCCGCCGAGTCCGGCTAG
- a CDS encoding L-threonylcarbamoyladenylate synthase codes for MSLDAALVALRTGQVVGVPTDTVYGLAVDPANEEAVRSLFRIKGRGWQLPLAVLAASFDQIEGLVDWAEADRRLVEPHWPGPLTAVLNARVALAAGVGNHERGTLAVRVPDHDLLRSLLAGSGPLAVTSANPSGSAPALDSVEARALFGGQVPVYLEGERQGGEASTVVDLTRVPPVVLREGPVYLEASS; via the coding sequence ATGAGCCTCGACGCGGCGCTGGTAGCGCTGCGGACCGGCCAGGTGGTAGGGGTGCCCACGGACACCGTCTACGGCCTGGCGGTCGATCCTGCCAACGAGGAGGCGGTGCGGTCACTCTTCCGGATCAAGGGGCGTGGGTGGCAGTTGCCACTGGCCGTGCTGGCGGCCTCGTTCGATCAAATCGAAGGGCTCGTGGATTGGGCCGAGGCGGATAGGCGGCTCGTCGAACCCCACTGGCCGGGGCCGCTAACAGCCGTGCTGAACGCCAGGGTGGCATTGGCCGCGGGTGTCGGGAACCACGAACGCGGCACGCTGGCGGTGCGGGTCCCGGATCACGATCTCCTGAGGAGCTTGCTGGCGGGATCCGGTCCTCTGGCGGTTACGAGCGCCAACCCGAGCGGTTCGGCGCCCGCGCTGGACAGCGTCGAGGCCCGGGCGCTCTTCGGCGGTCAGGTGCCCGTGTACCTGGAGGGGGAGCGGCAGGGAGGCGAGGCGTCGACCGTTGTCGACCTCACCCGCGTTCCCCCGGTCGTCCTCCGCGAGGGACCGGTCTATCTAGAGGCCAGTTCCTAG
- the prmC gene encoding peptide chain release factor N(5)-glutamine methyltransferase, whose product MLGSVGLPGLKAANDHGRLPVGGVNSRLLIGSCSLPPHEVVRLLAAITGRPRAELLGGLVIDRSTVSMFYRLMEQRSAGMPLQYLEGTVQFGPLELLVDHRVLIPRPETEQLWQKALDLVPDGPCTVVDMGTGSGCLAIGIAHERPAARVIATDISDDALDLARLNAALLQVEAEFCLGDRLDALHPSLRGEVDLIVTNPPYVSDSEWLELPPEVRDYEPRLALVAGDGLHIFRYLASEAPEWLAPDGVLVAEIGDRQGAKIRWAFRGPPWEASVLPDLAGRDRFLIARITA is encoded by the coding sequence GTGCTGGGATCTGTGGGCCTGCCGGGGCTGAAAGCAGCAAATGACCATGGGCGGCTACCGGTCGGAGGCGTCAACTCCAGACTCCTGATCGGAAGTTGCAGCCTGCCGCCCCATGAGGTGGTGCGGCTGCTCGCAGCCATCACAGGCCGACCCCGTGCCGAGTTGCTCGGCGGGCTGGTTATCGACCGGTCCACGGTGAGCATGTTCTACCGGCTGATGGAGCAGCGTTCGGCCGGGATGCCGCTTCAATACCTCGAGGGAACGGTCCAGTTCGGTCCGCTGGAACTGCTGGTGGACCACCGGGTCCTGATTCCCCGGCCCGAGACGGAGCAGTTGTGGCAAAAGGCCCTCGATCTGGTTCCCGACGGACCATGCACCGTCGTAGACATGGGGACCGGCTCCGGATGCCTGGCGATCGGCATCGCCCATGAGCGACCGGCGGCGCGCGTCATAGCAACCGACATCAGCGATGACGCCCTAGATCTGGCCCGGCTCAACGCCGCCCTCCTCCAGGTGGAAGCCGAGTTCTGCCTGGGGGATCGTCTCGACGCACTCCATCCGTCCCTACGCGGCGAGGTCGATCTGATCGTCACCAATCCCCCCTACGTCTCGGACTCGGAGTGGCTCGAGCTGCCTCCCGAGGTCCGGGACTACGAGCCCCGCCTGGCCTTGGTGGCAGGCGACGGCCTCCACATATTCCGGTACCTCGCATCGGAGGCGCCGGAGTGGTTGGCGCCCGATGGCGTTCTGGTCGCCGAGATAGGCGACCGGCAGGGCGCCAAGATTCGCTGGGCGTTCAGGGGCCCGCCGTGGGAGGCAAGCGTCCTCCCCGACCTGGCCGGTCGGGATCGGTTCCTGATCGCCCGGATCACCGCATGA
- the prfA gene encoding peptide chain release factor 1 has protein sequence MTDRLTEIEQEYGEVEGLMADPAVLGDPIRYGEVSRRYAELRPLVLSFRSLKAAVDDSREAIELADIELDPDLARELRELAVARRQEADSMAAELRAALTPTDPDDAKDAIVEIRAAAGGAEAALWAGELLRMYQRFAETEGFGWEPIDSAPAEGGGLSSVTFGVTGRGAFARLKFEAGVHRVQRVPRTESQGRVHTSTATVAVMPEAEEVDVQIDASDVKVDTFRSSGPGGQSVNTTDSAVRITHLPTGLVVTCQDEKSQLQNKEKAFRVLRARLYQEEHLARAAERAAGRRSQIGTGDRSEKIRTYNFKENRVTDHRIGLVIRRLTQVLDGQLAAFVDALTSDQATRRMAGE, from the coding sequence CTGACCGATCGGCTCACCGAGATCGAGCAGGAGTACGGTGAGGTCGAGGGTCTGATGGCCGATCCGGCCGTGCTGGGCGACCCGATCCGGTACGGCGAGGTCTCCCGCCGCTACGCCGAACTCCGGCCGCTGGTCCTGTCCTTCCGGTCGTTGAAGGCGGCGGTCGACGACTCCCGGGAAGCGATCGAGCTGGCCGACATCGAGCTTGACCCCGATCTTGCCCGGGAACTGCGCGAGCTGGCGGTGGCCCGCCGGCAGGAAGCCGACAGCATGGCCGCCGAGCTCAGGGCGGCGCTCACGCCCACCGACCCGGACGACGCGAAGGACGCCATCGTCGAGATCCGGGCCGCCGCCGGGGGCGCGGAGGCGGCCCTATGGGCCGGGGAACTGCTCCGCATGTACCAGCGGTTCGCCGAGACGGAGGGCTTCGGCTGGGAGCCGATCGACAGCGCGCCTGCGGAAGGAGGCGGATTGAGCTCCGTCACCTTCGGAGTGACCGGTCGTGGAGCATTCGCGAGGCTCAAGTTCGAGGCCGGGGTCCACCGGGTCCAACGGGTTCCGAGGACGGAGTCGCAGGGGCGGGTCCATACCTCGACGGCCACCGTGGCCGTGATGCCCGAGGCCGAAGAGGTCGACGTGCAGATCGACGCGAGCGACGTCAAGGTGGACACGTTCCGGTCGTCGGGACCGGGAGGGCAATCAGTCAACACCACCGACTCCGCGGTTCGCATCACCCACCTGCCCACCGGCCTGGTTGTCACGTGCCAGGACGAGAAGTCCCAGCTCCAGAACAAGGAAAAGGCCTTCCGGGTGCTCCGGGCCCGGCTGTACCAGGAGGAGCACCTGGCCCGCGCCGCGGAGCGCGCCGCGGGCAGACGGTCGCAGATCGGAACCGGCGATCGGTCGGAGAAGATCCGAACTTACAACTTCAAGGAGAACCGGGTGACCGATCACCGGATCGGCCTCGTCATCAGGCGCCTCACGCAGGTCCTCGACGGCCAACTCGCCGCGTTCGTAGACGCTCTCACATCGGATCAGGCCACCCGGCGGATGGCTGGCGAGTGA
- a CDS encoding DUF1385 domain-containing protein, with product MSESPVSTVGGQAVIEGVMMRAPSAWSVAVRNPSGEIEAVRHRLPRLSSRSRWARVPLVRGVLVLGESLTLGFRALAWSGQRSVGEEEKPVTKGQMAGSMTIAAVFFVGFFVVVPLLVVRWGGLDASSWVFHLVEAVIRIALLVGYVWLIGRWEEIGRVYAYHGAEHMTIHAYEAGDPLDRDHISAYRPEHPRCGTSFLLLVMLTAIVVFSLVGSLPWYGLIASRVVLIPVVAGISYELLKLGGAQADRPVGRILTAPGLWLQRLTTRVPETNMIDVAVAALLVALTDEEVDEVARRGPIIPEALSATGR from the coding sequence ATGTCCGAGTCCCCGGTGTCGACCGTCGGAGGTCAGGCGGTAATCGAAGGGGTGATGATGCGGGCGCCATCCGCCTGGTCCGTGGCGGTTCGCAACCCGTCCGGCGAGATAGAAGCCGTCCGCCACCGCCTACCGAGGCTCAGCTCGCGCTCTCGATGGGCCAGGGTTCCACTGGTCCGGGGGGTGCTGGTATTGGGGGAGAGCCTCACCTTGGGGTTCCGCGCCCTGGCGTGGTCGGGGCAGCGCTCGGTCGGAGAGGAAGAGAAGCCCGTCACCAAGGGCCAGATGGCGGGTTCCATGACCATCGCCGCCGTCTTCTTCGTGGGGTTCTTCGTGGTCGTTCCCCTCCTGGTGGTCCGCTGGGGTGGATTGGATGCTTCGTCGTGGGTGTTCCACCTGGTCGAGGCGGTGATCCGGATCGCCCTGCTGGTCGGCTACGTGTGGTTGATCGGGCGCTGGGAGGAGATAGGGCGTGTCTATGCCTACCACGGCGCCGAGCACATGACCATCCATGCCTACGAGGCGGGCGATCCGCTCGATCGGGACCACATCTCCGCCTACCGCCCGGAGCACCCGCGGTGCGGGACCAGCTTCTTGCTGCTGGTCATGCTCACCGCCATCGTGGTGTTCAGCCTGGTGGGCAGCCTTCCGTGGTACGGCCTGATCGCGAGCCGGGTGGTGCTGATTCCGGTCGTGGCCGGTATCTCCTATGAGCTTCTCAAGCTGGGCGGAGCGCAAGCAGATCGGCCCGTGGGGAGGATCCTCACCGCTCCCGGCCTGTGGCTGCAACGACTGACCACACGGGTTCCCGAGACGAACATGATCGATGTGGCGGTGGCCGCGTTGCTGGTCGCTCTGACGGACGAGGAGGTCGACGAGGTAGCCCGGAGGGGTCCGATCATTCCCGAGGCGCTGAGCGCCACGGGCAGGTAG